In one Solanum dulcamara chromosome 1, daSolDulc1.2, whole genome shotgun sequence genomic region, the following are encoded:
- the LOC129889557 gene encoding latex serine proteinase inhibitor-like, translating into MKIIVLFLSLAFLFLSTVATCTTDTPNKEFPTIKDTEGNPLNKNSRYFIVSATWGAGGGGVKLANLGNQDQNNCPTSVVQSRNDLDDGKAVYIIPNHPKHDIITEKSTVHIKFYLDSPTCSDYAMWKVDNFPEPAEKYPISTGRSRNMNVQFQIRSLGDSTYKLVFCPQGNKLTCQNVGIASENGFNRLVLTENAKAFVFKNEKRIGMSIV; encoded by the exons aTGAAGATCATCGTACTCTTTTTATCACTTGCATTTCTTTTCTTGTCTACCGTAGCCACTTGTACCACTGATACACCAAATAAAGAATTTCCAACTATAAAAGACACAGAGGGTAATCCCCTAAACAAAAACTCAAGGTACTTTATAGTTTCGGCTACATGGGGAGCTGGCGGCGGAGGCGTTAAGCTTGCTAATCTCGGAAATCAAGATCAGAACAACTGTCCCACATCGGTGGTGCAATCCCGAAATGACCTTGATGATG GTAAAGCAGTCTACATCATACCTAATCATCCCAAACATGATATCATTACTGAGAAGTCTACCGTACACATCAAATTCTATCTTGATTCTCCGACTTGTTCTGACTATGCCATGTGGAAGGTCGACAACTTTCCTGAACCCGCGGAGAAATACCCTATAAGCACAGGTCGTTCCAGGAACATGAACGTCCAATTTCAGATTAGGTCACTCGGTGACTCGACGTATAAGCTAGTGTTTTGTCCCcaaggaaataaacttacttgCCAAAATGTTGGCATTGCTTCCGAAAATGGATTTAACCGTTTGGTTCTCACAGAGAATGCAAAGGCATTTGTgttcaaaaatgaaaagagaatCGGGATGTCAATCGTGTAA